The Excalfactoria chinensis isolate bCotChi1 chromosome 10, bCotChi1.hap2, whole genome shotgun sequence genome has a segment encoding these proteins:
- the DUT gene encoding deoxyuridine 5'-triphosphate nucleotidohydrolase, mitochondrial isoform X2, whose translation MRSAVRMAAALRAASRLGQQLRLRGRTMPCSEAALQPSPSKRQKGSADGEPTALLRFTKLSENACAPSKGSARAAGYDLYSAYDYAIPPMEKVVVKTDIQIALPSGCYGRVAPRSGLAAKHFIDVGAGVIDEDYRGNVGVVLFNFGKETFEVKKGDRIAQLICERIFYPELEEVQALDDTERGEGGFGSTGKN comes from the exons ATGCGTTCCGCCGTCCGCATGGCGGCCGCCTTGAGGGCCGCCTCGCGCCTCGGACAGCAGCTACGGCTCCGCGGGCGCA CCATGCCGTGCTCTGAGGCCGCCCTGCAGCCATCCCCCAGCAAGAGGCAGAAGGGCTCGGCGGACGGGGAGCCAACCGCCCTGCTCCGCTTCACAAAGCTGTCCGAGAACGCCTGCGCTCCGTCCAAGGGCTCCGCACGGGCCGCGGGCTACGATTTGTACAG TGCCTACGACTACGCAATCCCACCCATGGAGAAGGTTGTAGTGAAAACAGACATTCAGATTGCCCTTCCTTCAGGATGCTATGGCCGAGTGG CACCACGTTCTGGTTTAGCTGCAAAGCACTTCATAGATGTCGGTg CTGGTGTTATTGATGAGGATTACAGGGGAAACGTTGGTGTGGTACTCTTCAACTTCGGCAAGGAGACTTTTGAAG TTAAAAAAGGAGATAGAATTGCCCAGCTCATCTGTGAACGCATTTTCTATCCTGAGCTAGAAGAAGTTCAA GCTCTAGATGATACAGAACGTGGTGAAGGTGGCTTTGGTTCTActggaaagaactga
- the DUT gene encoding deoxyuridine 5'-triphosphate nucleotidohydrolase, mitochondrial isoform X3, whose product MAAMPCSEAALQPSPSKRQKGSADGEPTALLRFTKLSENACAPSKGSARAAGYDLYSAYDYAIPPMEKVVVKTDIQIALPSGCYGRVAPRSGLAAKHFIDVGAGVIDEDYRGNVGVVLFNFGKETFEVKKGDRIAQLICERIFYPELEEVQALDDTERGEGGFGSTGKN is encoded by the exons ATGGCAG CCATGCCGTGCTCTGAGGCCGCCCTGCAGCCATCCCCCAGCAAGAGGCAGAAGGGCTCGGCGGACGGGGAGCCAACCGCCCTGCTCCGCTTCACAAAGCTGTCCGAGAACGCCTGCGCTCCGTCCAAGGGCTCCGCACGGGCCGCGGGCTACGATTTGTACAG TGCCTACGACTACGCAATCCCACCCATGGAGAAGGTTGTAGTGAAAACAGACATTCAGATTGCCCTTCCTTCAGGATGCTATGGCCGAGTGG CACCACGTTCTGGTTTAGCTGCAAAGCACTTCATAGATGTCGGTg CTGGTGTTATTGATGAGGATTACAGGGGAAACGTTGGTGTGGTACTCTTCAACTTCGGCAAGGAGACTTTTGAAG TTAAAAAAGGAGATAGAATTGCCCAGCTCATCTGTGAACGCATTTTCTATCCTGAGCTAGAAGAAGTTCAA GCTCTAGATGATACAGAACGTGGTGAAGGTGGCTTTGGTTCTActggaaagaactga
- the DUT gene encoding deoxyuridine 5'-triphosphate nucleotidohydrolase, mitochondrial isoform X1, protein MAAALRAASRLGQQLRLRGRSKGGREQEGSRAPPQRTAPPPAVRPNGGERSWAGADSGRAPCGAMPCSEAALQPSPSKRQKGSADGEPTALLRFTKLSENACAPSKGSARAAGYDLYSAYDYAIPPMEKVVVKTDIQIALPSGCYGRVAPRSGLAAKHFIDVGAGVIDEDYRGNVGVVLFNFGKETFEVKKGDRIAQLICERIFYPELEEVQALDDTERGEGGFGSTGKN, encoded by the exons ATGGCGGCCGCCTTGAGGGCCGCCTCGCGCCTCGGACAGCAGCTACGGCTCCGCGGGCGCAGTAAGGGGGGAAGGGAGCAAGAGGGGTCCCGCGCTCCGCCTCAGCGCACCGCTCCGCCCCCCGCTGTGCGCCCAAACGGCGGGGAGCGCAGCTGGGCGGGAGCTGACAGCGGGAGAGCCCCTTGCGGAG CCATGCCGTGCTCTGAGGCCGCCCTGCAGCCATCCCCCAGCAAGAGGCAGAAGGGCTCGGCGGACGGGGAGCCAACCGCCCTGCTCCGCTTCACAAAGCTGTCCGAGAACGCCTGCGCTCCGTCCAAGGGCTCCGCACGGGCCGCGGGCTACGATTTGTACAG TGCCTACGACTACGCAATCCCACCCATGGAGAAGGTTGTAGTGAAAACAGACATTCAGATTGCCCTTCCTTCAGGATGCTATGGCCGAGTGG CACCACGTTCTGGTTTAGCTGCAAAGCACTTCATAGATGTCGGTg CTGGTGTTATTGATGAGGATTACAGGGGAAACGTTGGTGTGGTACTCTTCAACTTCGGCAAGGAGACTTTTGAAG TTAAAAAAGGAGATAGAATTGCCCAGCTCATCTGTGAACGCATTTTCTATCCTGAGCTAGAAGAAGTTCAA GCTCTAGATGATACAGAACGTGGTGAAGGTGGCTTTGGTTCTActggaaagaactga